A genome region from Microcella alkaliphila includes the following:
- a CDS encoding metallophosphoesterase family protein produces MDSLALPSRVAVAGDWHGSRVWVQSVLASIRRADAEVRDVLHVGDFGLWPADTYLDAVDYWAERTGLRLWVTPGNHDDWDQLEAPFGRGDVARVSEWVTFLPRGFRFTVGDRTAVSFGGAASHDRAWRRTQRSKHPIWWPQEIATDAEVAAAVGGGSADLLVTHDVPTTVLPAVAAVLDRRNGEDAPEDAAYVHASARQIDAVRAAVRPLLHVHGHTHVHEIGDVDTDHGPVRTLALTNERRHGNIAFLDADTLDVRTLTKEELRLAW; encoded by the coding sequence ATGGACTCTCTCGCCCTCCCGTCCCGCGTCGCGGTTGCGGGCGACTGGCACGGCTCACGCGTGTGGGTGCAGTCCGTGCTGGCTTCGATTCGTCGCGCTGACGCTGAGGTGAGGGACGTCCTCCATGTCGGAGACTTCGGGCTGTGGCCGGCGGACACGTACCTCGACGCGGTCGACTACTGGGCTGAACGCACAGGGCTTCGCCTGTGGGTGACCCCGGGCAACCATGACGACTGGGATCAGCTCGAGGCGCCGTTCGGCCGCGGCGACGTCGCGCGCGTGTCGGAATGGGTGACGTTCCTGCCTCGCGGATTCCGGTTCACCGTCGGGGACCGCACCGCGGTCAGCTTCGGCGGCGCCGCCAGTCACGACCGCGCGTGGCGGCGCACGCAACGGTCGAAGCATCCGATCTGGTGGCCGCAGGAAATCGCCACGGACGCCGAGGTGGCAGCGGCCGTCGGCGGGGGATCGGCAGACCTGCTCGTCACCCACGACGTCCCCACCACCGTGCTGCCCGCGGTCGCGGCCGTCCTCGACCGTAGAAACGGCGAAGACGCCCCAGAGGACGCCGCCTACGTGCACGCTTCCGCCCGGCAGATTGATGCCGTGCGCGCCGCCGTGCGACCTCTCCTGCACGTACACGGCCACACCCACGTACACGAGATCGGCGACGTCGACACCGACCACGGTCCCGTCCGCACGCTCGCCCTCACCAACGAACGCCGCCACGGCAACATCGCGTTCCTCGACGCCGACACGCTCGACGTGCGGACGTTGACGAAAGAGGAACTGCGGTTGGCGTGGTGA
- a CDS encoding helix-turn-helix domain-containing protein, translated as MVQRVSPRQQRQLRDLGENIRRWRKVNGMTAAELAERAFITRETLRNIERGVGSPRLDSVVAVLTALGIADRVVAASNPYESEAARARIDRMLAAGKKL; from the coding sequence GTGGTTCAGCGAGTCTCGCCGCGTCAGCAGCGGCAACTTCGGGACTTAGGCGAAAACATTCGTCGATGGCGGAAGGTCAACGGGATGACCGCCGCGGAGTTGGCCGAGCGCGCATTCATCACCCGAGAGACGCTGCGGAACATCGAGCGGGGCGTGGGAAGTCCTCGCCTCGACTCTGTCGTGGCCGTGCTGACCGCGCTCGGTATCGCAGATCGTGTCGTTGCAGCTAGCAACCCGTACGAGTCTGAAGCCGCACGCGCGCGAATCGACAGAATGCTCGCCGCCGGGAAGAAACTATGA
- a CDS encoding type II toxin-antitoxin system HipA family toxin, protein MGAHTLAGASFAYSSDYLKHPGSYEISPELPLRTARTYTDESRTMFGAFNDAAPDEWGQRIIDANNAMLRKTDPSRPRRLGAFDYLLGVSDRTRIGSLRFQTAGGTVWLSEDSGVANMHALSKVIAAAERYERNAATDDDVAYLSGIATSPGGARPKANVITDAGRLAIAKLPHSKDGNIDVEAWEAVALTIASKAHLHTPAFTLRRVGPAKSVLITERFDRDDAERRYGYMSAATALGLGEHNQQHRTYVDYADTIATLTSREDLRELYGRIALTVLINNVDDHWRNHGLLRGREGWTLSPVFDVNPSRSTGIITSRPIDDDDDPRARDLRNLFDSRGYFSLTEDEANETLHRVGHAVSQWQKIAEDVGIDRDEIGEMSVAFDEAQLDYALNRPAPDSLAPGRIPTWVPPHTRNGKPVRGHHRNASSKNRP, encoded by the coding sequence ATGGGTGCTCACACGCTCGCCGGCGCGTCGTTCGCTTACTCGTCGGACTACCTCAAACACCCCGGCAGCTACGAAATCTCGCCCGAGCTGCCGCTGCGAACCGCGCGAACCTACACTGACGAATCCCGAACGATGTTTGGCGCGTTCAACGACGCTGCCCCGGACGAGTGGGGACAGCGCATCATCGATGCGAACAACGCCATGCTGCGCAAGACCGATCCCAGCCGCCCTCGCCGCCTCGGCGCGTTCGACTACCTCCTGGGAGTGTCCGATCGGACACGGATTGGATCACTTCGATTCCAAACTGCAGGCGGAACCGTTTGGCTGTCGGAGGATTCGGGTGTTGCGAACATGCACGCACTCTCAAAGGTCATCGCGGCCGCCGAACGATACGAACGAAACGCCGCAACTGACGACGACGTCGCCTACCTCTCCGGCATCGCCACAAGCCCCGGCGGGGCCCGCCCCAAAGCGAACGTGATCACCGACGCGGGTCGTCTCGCGATCGCGAAACTACCGCACTCCAAAGACGGCAACATCGACGTCGAAGCGTGGGAAGCGGTCGCGCTCACCATCGCATCCAAGGCCCACCTCCACACCCCTGCATTCACGCTGCGACGCGTCGGGCCAGCGAAGTCAGTGCTTATCACCGAACGCTTCGACCGTGACGACGCCGAGCGGCGCTACGGATACATGTCGGCGGCCACAGCACTTGGCCTCGGCGAACACAACCAGCAGCATCGGACTTACGTCGATTACGCCGACACGATTGCGACACTGACCTCACGCGAAGACCTTCGGGAGCTATACGGGCGGATAGCGCTGACCGTCCTCATCAACAACGTCGACGATCACTGGCGAAACCACGGACTGCTCCGCGGCCGCGAAGGATGGACGCTGTCGCCCGTGTTCGATGTGAACCCCTCGCGCTCAACGGGGATCATCACGTCGCGACCGATCGACGACGACGACGACCCCCGCGCACGTGACCTGCGGAACCTGTTCGATTCGCGCGGATATTTCTCCCTCACCGAAGACGAAGCCAACGAAACACTTCACCGGGTCGGTCACGCCGTATCCCAGTGGCAGAAAATCGCCGAAGACGTTGGCATCGACCGCGACGAAATCGGCGAAATGTCGGTCGCGTTCGATGAGGCTCAACTGGACTACGCGCTGAACAGACCCGCACCCGACAGCCTTGCGCCCGGACGAATCCCCACGTGGGTGCCGCCCCACACCCGAAATGGCAAGCCCGTCAGGGGGCATCACCGCAACGCCAGTAGCAAGAATCGGCCGTGA
- a CDS encoding helix-turn-helix transcriptional regulator: MQAELESGRDLGDLVRRVRERHGLSQRQLADAIGCSQRYVYELEKGLPKRADDNFYAILRKLGIRLIGEVRDG, encoded by the coding sequence ATGCAAGCCGAGCTGGAATCTGGTCGCGATCTCGGCGACCTCGTGCGCCGTGTTCGTGAACGCCACGGCCTCAGCCAGCGGCAGCTCGCTGATGCGATCGGCTGCTCCCAACGGTACGTGTACGAGCTCGAGAAGGGTCTGCCAAAGCGGGCGGACGACAACTTCTACGCCATCCTCCGCAAGCTCGGCATCCGCCTGATTGGCGAGGTCCGTGATGGCTGA
- a CDS encoding type II toxin-antitoxin system HipA family toxin, translated as MADRELPVHLYGHHIGTLTDAADGRPILRWNPAGKWRLNSPVLSRHLRVGVEDSDATESFFGNLLPEGVHLDDLARETKTSSKDLVGMLAVVGADLAGALRIGEPRDAIDPEPLTAGELRELLRRAPGYLVGGGGSALPGFQRKLTLTRDDGVWIRGNGRVASTHILKPVNPDFRAAVDAEAYCLALARHVGLTTFDARVEDIDDLVVLVVERYDRVRTESGAIDRIHQEDFAQALGLAPGGDEKFQWRQPAANLAAIAEQLDADATVFAPGTDKEQLLRYVTVNVACGNTDAHAKNFSLIHDADGRTRLAPLYDITPLGLRFEASQQMSMTVNGIWHLADVTAVDLAVEATSWGIDEHRARDIVDDTLARLTDATYAVPAHDSIEKHTPGYIRGQAQNLAAGKPARLDTTTPPMLMPRLGTPQPRVSRGRPDGGQYDHRDRPESDITLS; from the coding sequence ATGGCTGACCGCGAGCTACCCGTCCATCTGTACGGCCACCACATCGGCACCCTCACCGACGCCGCCGATGGCCGCCCTATTCTGCGGTGGAACCCCGCCGGTAAGTGGCGCCTGAACTCACCGGTCCTGTCCCGGCACCTCCGTGTCGGCGTCGAGGATTCCGACGCGACCGAGTCGTTCTTCGGGAATCTCCTTCCCGAAGGCGTTCACCTGGATGACCTTGCCAGGGAGACGAAGACCAGCTCGAAGGATCTTGTCGGCATGCTCGCCGTCGTCGGCGCCGACCTTGCCGGCGCGCTCCGCATCGGTGAGCCCCGCGACGCCATCGACCCCGAGCCGTTGACCGCGGGGGAGCTTCGAGAGTTGCTTCGCCGCGCGCCCGGCTACCTCGTCGGCGGCGGAGGGTCGGCACTGCCAGGGTTCCAACGCAAGCTCACCCTCACCCGCGACGACGGCGTCTGGATTCGCGGCAATGGCAGGGTCGCATCCACCCACATTCTGAAGCCCGTCAACCCCGACTTCCGCGCCGCCGTCGACGCCGAGGCATACTGCCTCGCCCTTGCCCGTCACGTCGGCCTGACTACTTTCGACGCCCGAGTGGAAGACATCGACGACCTCGTTGTTCTCGTCGTCGAACGCTACGACCGCGTCCGCACAGAGTCCGGCGCAATCGACCGCATCCACCAGGAAGACTTCGCCCAAGCTCTCGGCCTCGCGCCCGGCGGCGACGAGAAGTTCCAATGGCGGCAACCGGCTGCGAACCTCGCCGCGATCGCCGAACAGCTCGACGCCGACGCAACCGTGTTCGCCCCCGGCACCGACAAAGAGCAGCTGCTGCGCTACGTCACCGTCAACGTCGCCTGCGGCAACACCGACGCGCACGCCAAGAACTTCTCCCTCATCCACGACGCCGACGGCCGCACCCGCTTGGCGCCGCTGTACGACATCACACCGCTTGGGCTTCGCTTCGAAGCCTCACAGCAGATGTCGATGACCGTCAACGGTATCTGGCATCTCGCCGATGTCACCGCCGTCGACCTCGCCGTCGAAGCCACGAGCTGGGGCATCGACGAACACCGCGCTCGCGACATCGTCGACGACACCCTCGCACGGCTCACCGATGCCACCTACGCCGTCCCGGCGCACGACTCCATCGAGAAGCACACCCCCGGTTACATTCGCGGTCAAGCGCAGAATCTCGCCGCCGGTAAACCCGCACGCCTGGACACAACCACCCCGCCGATGCTGATGCCGCGCCTCGGCACACCCCAACCGCGCGTCAGCCGCGGCCGCCCCGACGGCGGCCAATACGACCACCGCGACCGACCCGAATCAGACATCACCCTCAGCTGA
- a CDS encoding IS256 family transposase has protein sequence MIDPVTGEIIDQKDLAERLLAQAKEQGVSLVGPGGLLNQLTKNVLETALNAELTEHLGHQHGGTPAGSNMRNGTRTKTVLTEIGPVEIEVPRDRDGSFEPVIVPKRKRRLDGIDQIVLSLSARGLTTGEIAAHFDEVYDAKVSKDTISRITEKVAGELAEWSSRPLDPIYPVIFVDAIVVKVRDGQVRNTPFYVVMGVTVHGERDILGIWAGDGAEGARFWLQVFTELKNRGVEDVFIAVCDGLKGLPEAINTTWERTVVQQCIVHLIRNSFRYAGRQHRDAIVKGLRPVYTAPSEAAARDRFAEFAAEWGGRYPAIVQLWENAWAEFVPFLEYDVEIRKVICTTNAIESINARYRRAVRARGHFPNEAAALKCLYLVTRSLDPTGGGRARWAIRWKPALNAFAITFAGRFDRTNH, from the coding sequence ATGATCGATCCCGTGACGGGAGAGATTATCGATCAGAAGGACCTTGCCGAGCGGTTGCTCGCGCAGGCGAAGGAGCAGGGCGTGAGCCTGGTCGGCCCGGGAGGGCTGCTGAACCAGCTCACGAAGAACGTCCTCGAGACGGCGTTGAACGCGGAGCTGACCGAGCATCTCGGGCACCAGCATGGCGGGACGCCTGCCGGGTCGAACATGCGCAACGGGACACGGACGAAGACGGTTCTCACCGAGATCGGCCCCGTGGAGATCGAGGTCCCCCGGGATCGCGACGGGTCGTTCGAACCGGTGATCGTCCCCAAGCGGAAGCGTCGCCTGGACGGGATCGATCAGATCGTGCTGTCGCTCAGCGCCCGCGGACTCACGACCGGGGAGATCGCCGCGCACTTCGACGAGGTCTACGACGCGAAGGTCTCCAAAGACACCATCAGCCGGATCACGGAGAAGGTGGCCGGTGAGCTCGCGGAATGGTCCTCCCGACCGTTGGACCCGATCTACCCGGTGATCTTCGTCGACGCGATCGTCGTCAAGGTCCGTGACGGGCAGGTCCGCAACACCCCGTTCTACGTCGTCATGGGCGTCACCGTGCACGGGGAACGCGACATCCTCGGGATCTGGGCCGGCGACGGCGCAGAAGGCGCGAGGTTCTGGCTGCAGGTGTTCACCGAGCTGAAGAACCGTGGCGTCGAGGACGTGTTCATCGCCGTCTGCGACGGGCTGAAGGGACTCCCCGAAGCGATCAATACCACCTGGGAGCGGACGGTCGTGCAGCAGTGCATCGTGCACCTGATCCGCAACAGCTTCCGCTACGCCGGCCGCCAGCACCGTGACGCGATCGTGAAGGGACTCCGACCCGTCTACACAGCCCCGTCCGAGGCTGCGGCCCGGGACCGGTTCGCCGAGTTCGCGGCCGAGTGGGGCGGCAGGTATCCGGCGATCGTGCAGCTATGGGAGAACGCGTGGGCCGAGTTCGTGCCGTTCCTCGAGTACGACGTCGAGATCCGAAAGGTGATCTGCACGACCAACGCGATCGAGTCGATCAATGCCCGCTACCGGCGAGCGGTCCGCGCCCGCGGACACTTCCCGAACGAGGCCGCGGCGCTGAAGTGTCTCTACCTTGTGACCCGGTCACTTGACCCCACCGGGGGCGGCAGGGCACGCTGGGCGATCAGGTGGAAGCCCGCGCTCAACGCGTTCGCGATCACCTTCGCCGGACGGTTCGACAGAACCAATCACTGA
- a CDS encoding IS3 family transposase translates to MRPPVESADSEGGLGFLRGRTRPATQAIVAFIDEHKDRRDGGLRWGVESICTVLSKHDVRIAPSTYYDARGRGPSPRELSDERWKPIILATWQAQRKVLGARKLWLRLRRDGHDIARCTVERLMRDLGIAGVVRGKRKRPVDSDPRETRPADLVDRHFARFRTDQLWVADFTYVWTWSGWVYVAFVFDAHSRRILGWRAATSMATLLVLDCLEMALWTRRREGVDGFAGLTHHTDAGSAYTSIAFTDRLVEEGIDPSVGSVGDAYDNSLAESQIGLYKSELIHHEGPWRDVDQVEAATAGWVHWFNTERTHGSIDDLTPVELEQLDYALTEPLERAG, encoded by the coding sequence TTGCGACCACCGGTTGAATCCGCCGATTCTGAAGGCGGCCTCGGCTTTCTTCGCGGCCGAACTCGACCGGCCACACAAGCGATAGTCGCGTTCATCGACGAGCACAAAGACCGCCGCGATGGTGGGCTGCGATGGGGTGTCGAGTCGATCTGCACTGTGCTGAGCAAGCACGACGTGAGGATCGCCCCATCGACCTACTACGACGCGAGAGGACGCGGCCCGTCCCCACGGGAACTCTCGGATGAGCGGTGGAAGCCGATCATCCTGGCGACCTGGCAGGCGCAGCGGAAGGTCCTCGGCGCCCGCAAGCTCTGGCTGAGGCTGCGTCGCGACGGGCACGACATCGCCCGCTGCACGGTCGAACGCCTCATGCGGGACCTCGGAATCGCCGGCGTCGTGCGTGGGAAGCGGAAGCGGCCGGTCGATTCGGATCCGCGGGAGACCAGACCGGCTGACCTCGTCGACCGGCACTTCGCGAGGTTCCGCACCGATCAGCTCTGGGTGGCCGACTTCACGTACGTCTGGACGTGGTCCGGGTGGGTCTATGTCGCGTTCGTGTTCGACGCGCACTCCCGCCGCATCCTCGGCTGGCGCGCCGCCACGTCGATGGCCACCCTGCTGGTGCTCGACTGCCTCGAGATGGCGCTCTGGACACGTCGTCGAGAAGGCGTCGACGGATTCGCTGGGCTCACGCACCACACCGACGCCGGCAGCGCCTACACGTCGATCGCGTTCACCGACCGCCTCGTCGAGGAGGGCATCGACCCCTCCGTCGGGTCCGTCGGCGACGCGTATGACAACTCCCTCGCGGAATCGCAGATCGGGCTCTACAAGTCCGAACTCATCCACCACGAGGGCCCCTGGCGAGACGTCGATCAGGTCGAGGCAGCGACAGCCGGCTGGGTGCACTGGTTCAACACCGAGCGCACCCACGGCTCGATCGACGACCTCACCCCCGTCGAGCTCGAGCAACTCGACTACGCTCTCACCGAACCCCTCGAAAGAGCGGGCTGA
- a CDS encoding IS30 family transposase, translated as MQGKHGHLSREQKQLALRLHSKGWRLIDIAREIGCTAPMVGRMAREGRHLDGKPFGWEPREGHLTVFDREEILVGLARGDTLTAIALALGRAVSTVSREVKRGGGREGYSAWRAHEDAREQARRPKPFKLDGGRLLEVVATQLEQLWSPQEIAARLRLEHPDDPEMHVSHETIYQSLFVQGRGQLRRELARCLRSGRAARKSRTATDRRGRLPGMVMISERPAEVEDRAVPGHWEGDLILGENSRSAVGTLVERSTRLTLLLHLPDGKSADKVEAAMREAITALPASLARTITWDQGAEMAKHSEFTTATGIPIYFCDPHSPWQRGSNENTNGLLRQYLPKSTDLSIVTRAELTAIQDSLNGRPRKTLGYLTPSEKFTELVATTG; from the coding sequence TTGCAGGGCAAGCATGGTCATCTCAGTCGTGAGCAGAAGCAGCTCGCGCTCCGTCTCCACTCGAAGGGGTGGCGGCTCATCGATATCGCCCGCGAGATCGGCTGCACGGCCCCGATGGTCGGCCGCATGGCGCGGGAAGGGCGTCACCTCGACGGGAAGCCGTTCGGCTGGGAGCCGCGCGAGGGGCATCTGACGGTCTTCGATCGTGAGGAGATCCTGGTTGGTCTCGCGCGCGGTGACACGTTGACCGCGATCGCGCTCGCCCTGGGACGGGCGGTGTCGACGGTCAGCCGCGAGGTCAAGCGCGGCGGCGGGCGGGAGGGGTACTCGGCGTGGCGGGCGCATGAGGACGCGCGAGAGCAGGCCCGCCGACCGAAGCCGTTCAAGCTTGACGGTGGACGGCTGCTCGAGGTTGTCGCGACGCAGCTGGAGCAACTGTGGTCTCCGCAGGAGATCGCCGCCCGCCTACGGTTGGAGCATCCCGACGACCCGGAGATGCACGTGAGTCACGAGACGATCTACCAGTCCCTGTTCGTGCAGGGACGCGGGCAGTTGCGCCGCGAGCTTGCCCGCTGCCTGCGGTCAGGGCGTGCGGCACGGAAGTCGCGGACCGCGACGGACCGGCGAGGCCGGCTGCCAGGGATGGTGATGATCAGCGAGCGCCCCGCGGAGGTCGAAGACCGCGCCGTGCCGGGGCATTGGGAAGGCGACTTGATCCTCGGTGAGAACAGTCGCAGCGCCGTGGGAACCCTCGTTGAACGCAGCACCCGCCTCACACTTCTGCTGCACCTGCCCGACGGGAAGAGCGCCGACAAGGTGGAGGCCGCAATGCGCGAGGCGATCACCGCGTTGCCGGCGTCGCTGGCGCGGACGATCACCTGGGATCAGGGCGCCGAGATGGCCAAGCATTCCGAGTTCACGACAGCGACCGGCATCCCGATCTACTTCTGCGACCCGCACTCCCCGTGGCAGCGCGGAAGCAACGAGAACACCAACGGACTGCTACGCCAGTACCTGCCGAAGAGCACCGATCTGAGCATCGTCACCCGCGCTGAGCTGACCGCGATCCAGGACTCGCTCAACGGACGACCACGCAAAACGCTCGGCTATCTGACACCATCGGAGAAGTTCACAGAACTCGTTGCGACCACCGGTTGA
- a CDS encoding helix-turn-helix domain-containing protein has protein sequence MSKQEVLILAVTVQGLSYREAARIHGVSKSLVHKLHQRWLTEGEAAFTPRSRAPRSRPSRTPDAVRDRILQLRVQLIADGLDAGADTIGALHAAEQVTVSRSTIWRILRAADVITAQPQKRPRSSW, from the coding sequence GTGAGCAAACAGGAAGTGTTGATCCTCGCCGTCACCGTGCAGGGCCTGTCCTACCGCGAAGCGGCCCGCATCCATGGGGTGTCGAAGTCGCTGGTTCACAAGTTGCACCAGCGGTGGCTTACCGAGGGTGAGGCCGCGTTCACGCCCCGCTCCAGGGCTCCACGATCCCGCCCGTCGCGAACACCCGATGCGGTCCGTGATCGCATCCTGCAGCTGCGCGTTCAGTTGATTGCTGACGGTCTCGATGCGGGCGCTGACACGATCGGCGCCCTGCACGCTGCCGAGCAGGTGACCGTGTCGAGGTCGACGATCTGGCGCATCCTGCGAGCTGCGGACGTGATCACTGCGCAGCCGCAGAAACGCCCCCGTTCTTCCTGGTAA
- a CDS encoding integrase core domain-containing protein: MQGITQKNGRPYKPTTQGKIERFWQTLKKCLTMRPANSLEDLQSELDDFVDHYNNNRPHRALNRRTPAFAYGLIPKAAPTRPDDPNIWRVRYDTIDAHGKVALRPIRQPDDAFGIRARPGPHRRDRPDPRPLCHHHHP; the protein is encoded by the coding sequence TTGCAGGGCATCACCCAGAAGAACGGCCGCCCCTACAAACCGACCACGCAGGGCAAGATCGAGCGGTTCTGGCAGACGCTTAAGAAGTGCCTGACGATGCGTCCGGCGAACAGCCTGGAGGATCTGCAAAGCGAACTGGACGACTTCGTCGACCACTACAACAACAACCGTCCCCACCGAGCACTCAACCGGCGCACGCCCGCCTTCGCTTACGGGCTGATCCCGAAAGCGGCACCGACCCGCCCGGACGATCCGAACATTTGGCGGGTCCGCTACGACACCATCGACGCGCACGGGAAAGTGGCCCTCCGACCGATTCGGCAACCGGATGATGCATTTGGGATACGGGCGCGCCCTGGCCCGCACCGCCGTGATCGTCCTGATCCACGGCCTCTATGCCATCACCATCACCCCTGA
- a CDS encoding ANTAR domain-containing response regulator, which translates to MSDEQQTTAPRRVVVAEDESLIRMDIVEILRDNGYDVVADVGDGEAAVEVATELRPDLVVMDVRMPKLDGIEAAKRLSENHIAPVVLLTAFSQKELVEQASEAGALAYVVKPFTQNDLLPAIEIALSRYQQIITLEAEIADMAERFETRKLVDRAKGLLNERMGLTEPEAFRWIQKASMDRRTTMQAVAQAIIDQLAPKKDAPKKDDDQ; encoded by the coding sequence GTGAGTGATGAGCAGCAGACCACCGCCCCCCGCCGTGTCGTCGTCGCCGAAGACGAGTCGCTGATTCGGATGGACATCGTCGAGATCCTGCGCGACAACGGCTACGACGTCGTCGCCGACGTGGGCGACGGCGAGGCCGCTGTCGAGGTCGCCACGGAGCTGCGCCCCGACCTCGTCGTGATGGACGTGCGCATGCCGAAGCTCGACGGCATCGAGGCCGCGAAGCGCCTCAGCGAGAACCACATCGCGCCCGTCGTGCTGCTGACCGCGTTCAGCCAGAAGGAGCTGGTCGAGCAGGCCAGCGAAGCCGGCGCGCTCGCCTACGTCGTGAAGCCGTTCACGCAGAATGACTTGCTTCCCGCCATCGAGATCGCCCTCAGCCGATACCAGCAGATCATCACCCTCGAGGCCGAGATCGCCGATATGGCCGAGCGTTTCGAGACCCGCAAGCTCGTCGACCGCGCCAAGGGTCTGCTCAACGAGCGCATGGGCCTCACCGAGCCCGAGGCGTTCCGCTGGATCCAGAAGGCGTCGATGGACCGTCGCACGACGATGCAGGCCGTCGCCCAGGCGATCATCGACCAGCTGGCGCCGAAGAAGGACGCGCCGAAGAAGGACGACGACCAGTAG
- a CDS encoding hotdog fold thioesterase, whose translation MTRIPDDLDPELVARLVETGGGALTRKMGIEFLELSAEKSVATMPVEGNTQVIGLLHGGAHVVLGESLGSISSAIHAGPGRYAVGIEINATHSRSVTSGVVTGTCTALVLGRTLATHEIVIRDEEGRRLSTVRMTNMLRDR comes from the coding sequence GTGACGCGCATCCCCGATGACCTCGACCCGGAGCTCGTTGCCCGTCTCGTGGAAACCGGCGGGGGCGCCCTCACTCGGAAGATGGGGATCGAGTTTCTTGAACTGTCCGCCGAGAAGTCGGTCGCGACGATGCCGGTCGAGGGCAACACGCAGGTCATCGGATTGCTGCACGGCGGCGCGCACGTCGTGCTCGGCGAGAGCCTCGGCTCGATCTCGTCGGCGATTCACGCCGGCCCCGGTCGCTACGCGGTCGGCATCGAGATCAACGCGACGCACTCGCGCTCGGTGACGAGCGGCGTCGTGACGGGAACGTGCACGGCGCTCGTACTCGGGCGCACGCTCGCGACCCACGAGATTGTCATCCGCGACGAGGAGGGCCGCCGGCTCTCGACCGTGCGCATGACGAACATGCTCCGCGACCGGTAA